A stretch of Sebastes fasciatus isolate fSebFas1 chromosome 19, fSebFas1.pri, whole genome shotgun sequence DNA encodes these proteins:
- the nim1kb gene encoding serine/threonine-protein kinase NIM1 isoform X1 — protein MQWILRLCFDAEEQIADLPAAEMPGDEYQVKNTKRHHSLYSLTDSSDVDPDDEEANAPLRPTPLQKLTTDMCKDEKTIKDLIIGRRVGFYKVRGEIGCGTFSRVKLAFHALTKDKVALKILDKTRLDNHTHRLLSKEIISMECLHHPNVVCLYEVVETPSRLYLVLEYAGGGDLHNRITTDGKMSDNSSKVTFAQILSAIKYMHNINVIHRDLKAENVLFTSTGCVKVADFGFSTRVSNHNDALDTFCGSPPYAAPELFMDECYLGAPVDVWAMGVLLFFMVTGSMPFRAETMGKLRRCVTAGAYTVPPWVPGPCQRLIKGILKVPPVDRYAVDQMLGCDWLLPIQFPWTLVPSEPSSPLQGLLDSQREDLEEEVEKEIRSSLAKLGFTAVHLQNNQLKDSRSPVTGVYRILLHRAQMRRGCDSPPVVRGMVRDPKREGLRTYKGLRHSSKFCVLS, from the exons ATGCAGTGGATTCTACGGCTGTGTTTTGATGCAGAGGAACAGATTGCTGACTTG CCAGCTGCAGAAATGCCTGGAGACGAGTACCAGGTGAAAAACACCAAGCGCCACCACAGCCTCTACAGCCTGACGGACAGCTCCGACGTCGACCCAGACGATGAGGAGGCCAACGCCCCGCTGCGCCCCACCCCCCTGCAGAAGCTCACCACCGACATGTGCAAGGACGAGAAGACCATCAAGGACCTGATCATAGGCCGCAGGGTGGGCTTCTACAAGGTCCGCGGGGAGATCGGCTGCGGGACCTTTTCCAGGGTCAAACTGGCTTTCCATGCTCTGACTAAAG ACAAAGTGGCCCTGAAGATCCTGGATAAGACCAGGTTGGACAACCACACCCACCGTCTGCTCTCCAAGGAGATCATCAGCATGGAGTGCCTGCATCACCCGAACGTGGTGTGTCTGTACGAGGTGGTGGAGACGCCGAGCCGCCTCTACCTGGTGCTGGAGTacgcaggaggaggagacctcCACAACAGGATCACCACCGatggaaaaatgtctgacaacagCAGCAAGGTCACCTTCGCCCAGATCCTTTCTGCCATCAAATACAtg CACAACATCAACGTCATTCACCGGGACCTGAAGGCGGAGAATGTTCTGTTCACCAGCACCGGCTGCGTGAAGGTCGCAGACTTTGGATTCAGCACGCGGGTTTCAAACCACAATGACGCCCTCGACACCTTCTGCGGTTCGCCACCCTATGCCGCCCCCGAGCTCTTCATGGACGAGTGCTACCTGGGGGCCCCGGTGGACGTGTGGGCCATGGGGGTCCTGCTTTTCTTCATGGTGACCGGCAGCATGCCGTTCCGCGCCGAGACCATGGGGAAGCTGCGGCGCTGCGTCACCGCAGGCGCCTACACCGTCCCCCCCTGGGTGCCCGGCCCCTGCCAGAGGCTCATCAAGGGCATCTTGAAGGTGCCCCCCGTCGACCGCTACGCCGTCGACCAGATGCTGGGCTGCGATTGGCTCTTACCCATCCAGTTCCCCTGGACGTTGGTGCCTTCCGAACCGTCGAGCCCTCTGCAGGGCCTGCTGGACTCGCAGCGCGaggacctggaggaggaggtggagaaggagaTCAGGAGCTCGCTGGCGAAGCTCGGCTTCACCGCGGTGCACCTGCAGAACAATCAGCTCAAAGACAGCCGCAGCCCCGTCACCGGGGTTTATCGGATCCTGCTGCACCGAGCCCAGATGAGGAGGGGCTGCGACAGTCCCCCAGTGGTCCGGGGGATGGTGAGGGACCCCAAGAGGGAGGGGCTCCGGACCTACAAGGGCCTCAGACACAGCTCCAAATTTTGTGTCCTTTCATAA
- the nim1kb gene encoding serine/threonine-protein kinase NIM1 isoform X2, which translates to MPGDEYQVKNTKRHHSLYSLTDSSDVDPDDEEANAPLRPTPLQKLTTDMCKDEKTIKDLIIGRRVGFYKVRGEIGCGTFSRVKLAFHALTKDKVALKILDKTRLDNHTHRLLSKEIISMECLHHPNVVCLYEVVETPSRLYLVLEYAGGGDLHNRITTDGKMSDNSSKVTFAQILSAIKYMHNINVIHRDLKAENVLFTSTGCVKVADFGFSTRVSNHNDALDTFCGSPPYAAPELFMDECYLGAPVDVWAMGVLLFFMVTGSMPFRAETMGKLRRCVTAGAYTVPPWVPGPCQRLIKGILKVPPVDRYAVDQMLGCDWLLPIQFPWTLVPSEPSSPLQGLLDSQREDLEEEVEKEIRSSLAKLGFTAVHLQNNQLKDSRSPVTGVYRILLHRAQMRRGCDSPPVVRGMVRDPKREGLRTYKGLRHSSKFCVLS; encoded by the exons ATGCCTGGAGACGAGTACCAGGTGAAAAACACCAAGCGCCACCACAGCCTCTACAGCCTGACGGACAGCTCCGACGTCGACCCAGACGATGAGGAGGCCAACGCCCCGCTGCGCCCCACCCCCCTGCAGAAGCTCACCACCGACATGTGCAAGGACGAGAAGACCATCAAGGACCTGATCATAGGCCGCAGGGTGGGCTTCTACAAGGTCCGCGGGGAGATCGGCTGCGGGACCTTTTCCAGGGTCAAACTGGCTTTCCATGCTCTGACTAAAG ACAAAGTGGCCCTGAAGATCCTGGATAAGACCAGGTTGGACAACCACACCCACCGTCTGCTCTCCAAGGAGATCATCAGCATGGAGTGCCTGCATCACCCGAACGTGGTGTGTCTGTACGAGGTGGTGGAGACGCCGAGCCGCCTCTACCTGGTGCTGGAGTacgcaggaggaggagacctcCACAACAGGATCACCACCGatggaaaaatgtctgacaacagCAGCAAGGTCACCTTCGCCCAGATCCTTTCTGCCATCAAATACAtg CACAACATCAACGTCATTCACCGGGACCTGAAGGCGGAGAATGTTCTGTTCACCAGCACCGGCTGCGTGAAGGTCGCAGACTTTGGATTCAGCACGCGGGTTTCAAACCACAATGACGCCCTCGACACCTTCTGCGGTTCGCCACCCTATGCCGCCCCCGAGCTCTTCATGGACGAGTGCTACCTGGGGGCCCCGGTGGACGTGTGGGCCATGGGGGTCCTGCTTTTCTTCATGGTGACCGGCAGCATGCCGTTCCGCGCCGAGACCATGGGGAAGCTGCGGCGCTGCGTCACCGCAGGCGCCTACACCGTCCCCCCCTGGGTGCCCGGCCCCTGCCAGAGGCTCATCAAGGGCATCTTGAAGGTGCCCCCCGTCGACCGCTACGCCGTCGACCAGATGCTGGGCTGCGATTGGCTCTTACCCATCCAGTTCCCCTGGACGTTGGTGCCTTCCGAACCGTCGAGCCCTCTGCAGGGCCTGCTGGACTCGCAGCGCGaggacctggaggaggaggtggagaaggagaTCAGGAGCTCGCTGGCGAAGCTCGGCTTCACCGCGGTGCACCTGCAGAACAATCAGCTCAAAGACAGCCGCAGCCCCGTCACCGGGGTTTATCGGATCCTGCTGCACCGAGCCCAGATGAGGAGGGGCTGCGACAGTCCCCCAGTGGTCCGGGGGATGGTGAGGGACCCCAAGAGGGAGGGGCTCCGGACCTACAAGGGCCTCAGACACAGCTCCAAATTTTGTGTCCTTTCATAA
- the LOC141757151 gene encoding growth arrest and DNA damage-inducible protein GADD45 gamma-like, translating into MTLEEVLIQKANERAECTGKALEEVLVSAKENDSITVGVYECAKVMNLDPDSVSFCVLAVDEEFECDIALQIHFTLIQSFCFDNDISIVRVSDMQRLAEIVGDKADEQLEDAHCVLITNPSEGSWEDPALAKLHLFCEESRSLNDWVPEISLLER; encoded by the exons atgacTCTCGAGGAAGTTCTGATCCAGAAAGCCAACGAGCGTGCTGAATGCACCGGCAAAGCCCTGGAGGAGGTTCTGGTGTCTGCTAAAGAGAACGACTCCATCACCGTGGGTGTCTACGAGTGCGCAAAAGTTATGAATCT TGACCCAGACAGCGTGTCTTTCTGTGTCCTGGCCGTGGATGAGGAGTTCGAATGTGACATCGCTCTGCAGATCCACTTCACTCTCATCCAGTCCTTCTGCTTCGACAACGACATCAGCATCGTCAGAGTGAGCGACATGCAGCGTCTGGCTGAGATCGTTGGAGACAAGGCTGATGAACAGCTTGAAGATGCGCACTGCGTCCTCATCACG AACCCATCTGAAGGGTCTTGGGAGGACCCAGCTCTGGCGAAGCTGCACCTGTTCTGTGAGGAGAGCCGCAGTCTGAATGACTGGGTTCCTGAGATCAGCCTCCTCGAGCGTTGA
- the LOC141757268 gene encoding growth arrest and DNA damage-inducible protein GADD45 gamma-like has translation MQSPGKSLKEALLCAQSEERLTIGVYESAKIMTDDPDSVSFCVLAVDEFKCDIALQIHFTLIQSFCFDNDISIVRVNDMQRLAEIVGDKAEQLEDAHCVLITNPSEGSWEDPALAKLHLFCEESRSLNDWVPEIKLLER, from the exons atgCAGTCTCCTGGAAAATCTCTGAAGGAAGCTCTGCTCTGTGCTCAGAGCGAGGAGCGACTCACCATTGGAGTCTACGAGAGCGCTAAAATCATGACTGA TGACCCGGACAGCGTGTCTTTCTGCGTCCTGGCCGTGGATGAGTTCAAGTGTGACATCGCTCTGCAGATCCACTTCACCCTCATCCAGTCCTTCTGCTTCGACAACGACATCAGCATCGTCAGAGTGAACGACATGCAGCGTCTGGCTGAGATCGTTGGTGACAAAGCGGAGCAGCTTGAAGATGCCCACTGCGTCCTCATCACG AACCCATCTGAAGGGTCTTGGGAGGATCCAGCTCTGGCGAAGCTGCACCTGTTCTGCGAGGAGAGCCGCAGTCTGAACGACTGGGTTCCTGAGATCAAACTCCTCGAGCGTTGA